One segment of Nostoc flagelliforme CCNUN1 DNA contains the following:
- a CDS encoding BamA/TamA family outer membrane protein → MRVQITVVAIAVMLVGGKNLEALADSQSSTQDASSGIVTPEATIHIGEYAKYGNYIGAASGDNQTLEFFQKVVKDIQIRFINDKGELFDDKGQPIKGRTQTDFIIGLLKLKPGQVFREDLLEADLQRLRRLESFNQVNVEREEDASSVKVIYKIKERDFPSLILGGGSNDDVGLYGRVGYKDANISGLNDKLDTTVQLSSEDIQFNGQFTSPYRPGEPNRLGYSIRGFRSRNISGTFNEDIRLSNGNKVREGRFGGSVGLLGAFDEWDTSVALNYTRISLRDQEYNVVQVDRLGSPLSVSGTGIDDLFTVSFAVSRDQRDRRDNPTQGSILTLSTEQAIPIGLGNISSNRLQGDYIQYLPVSWIGNGRPTDNPEMLAINLQIGTTIGDFPPADAFNIGGLDSVRGYGYGKVASGRSYGLASVEYRFPILQSIGGVLFTDLASDFGSSETVLGEPGVLRDKPGSGFGYGLGLRFKSSFGLIRGDLGISDQGEVRFEVTTGQKF, encoded by the coding sequence ATGCGAGTTCAAATAACTGTAGTTGCGATCGCAGTAATGTTAGTAGGTGGGAAAAATCTAGAGGCCCTTGCAGACTCGCAATCTTCTACTCAGGATGCATCTAGTGGTATTGTTACCCCAGAAGCTACGATCCATATAGGAGAGTATGCCAAATATGGTAATTATATAGGAGCGGCTTCAGGAGATAACCAGACTCTTGAATTTTTCCAAAAAGTTGTCAAAGACATCCAAATTCGTTTTATTAATGACAAAGGTGAGTTGTTTGATGATAAAGGTCAGCCAATCAAAGGGCGGACTCAGACAGATTTTATCATTGGTCTGCTGAAACTCAAACCTGGTCAGGTATTCCGTGAAGATTTACTTGAAGCAGACTTGCAACGATTGAGGAGATTAGAGTCATTTAATCAAGTAAATGTTGAGCGAGAAGAAGATGCTTCTAGTGTTAAAGTCATCTATAAAATTAAAGAGCGTGACTTCCCTTCTCTAATCTTAGGAGGCGGAAGTAACGATGATGTTGGCCTATACGGGCGTGTAGGTTACAAAGATGCAAATATTAGCGGTCTTAACGATAAATTAGATACAACTGTACAGTTGAGCAGTGAAGATATCCAGTTTAATGGTCAATTCACTAGTCCTTATCGTCCTGGAGAACCAAACCGCTTAGGCTATAGCATTAGAGGTTTTCGTAGTCGAAATATATCGGGAACCTTCAACGAAGATATCAGATTGTCTAACGGCAACAAAGTGCGAGAGGGAAGGTTTGGCGGTTCTGTGGGACTTTTAGGAGCTTTTGATGAGTGGGATACATCAGTGGCTCTTAACTATACCCGGATTAGCCTACGCGATCAAGAATATAACGTTGTACAGGTCGATAGATTAGGGAGTCCCCTATCTGTGAGCGGTACAGGCATTGATGATCTATTTACAGTATCATTTGCTGTATCCAGAGATCAACGCGATCGCCGAGACAATCCGACTCAAGGATCAATCCTTACCCTCAGCACAGAGCAAGCGATTCCCATTGGACTGGGCAATATTTCCAGCAACCGCTTACAGGGAGACTATATTCAATATTTACCAGTCAGTTGGATAGGTAATGGTAGACCAACGGACAATCCAGAAATGTTGGCTATTAACTTACAAATTGGTACGACTATTGGAGACTTTCCACCAGCTGATGCCTTTAATATTGGTGGGCTAGATTCTGTCAGAGGTTACGGTTATGGTAAAGTTGCCAGTGGTCGCAGTTATGGTTTAGCTTCTGTTGAATATCGTTTTCCAATTTTACAGTCAATCGGAGGAGTTCTCTTTACTGACCTCGCCTCAGATTTCGGGTCTAGCGAAACCGTGCTAGGAGAACCAGGAGTGCTGCGAGACAAACCTGGAAGTGGCTTTGGTTACGGCTTAGGATTGCGATTCAAGTCATCCTTTGGGCTAATTCGAGGCGACTTAGGAATTAGCGACCAAGGAGAAGTTAGATTTGAAGTTACTACAGGTCAGAAATTTTGA
- a CDS encoding Gfo/Idh/MocA family protein, producing the protein MIGIAIAGTGFGQKVHIPGFQAHPQTEVVAVYHRDINKAKAIAESHNIPHASDSLTDIVALSEVQAVSISTPPFLHYEMAKTVLQAGKHLLLEKPTTLNAVEAKKLYQLAKAKGVIAAVDFEFRFVPGWQLFAELLSEDYVGKLRLIKIDWLGSSRADTSRPWNWYSDKQKGGGALGSLGSHAFDYIHWLFGPVRRLNAHLTTAIPTRVDPVSGESKPVDTDDNCILTLELADGTPCQLSISAVVHAPRTHWVEVYGDRGTLIVGSENQKDYIHGFRVWGSQVGKPLTEIEIPNRLIFPKNYTDGRISAFIRVVDQWVQGIDRNQEIIPSLREGIYSQLLMDLSHESHQKASWVDVPSLENFLSN; encoded by the coding sequence ATGATTGGGATTGCGATAGCAGGCACTGGATTTGGTCAAAAAGTCCACATCCCAGGATTCCAAGCACATCCTCAGACTGAGGTAGTTGCTGTTTATCACCGAGATATAAATAAAGCTAAAGCTATAGCAGAATCCCATAATATCCCCCACGCCTCCGATTCACTTACAGATATTGTGGCATTGTCAGAAGTGCAAGCAGTTAGCATCTCTACCCCGCCTTTTTTGCACTATGAAATGGCAAAAACTGTATTGCAAGCTGGCAAACATTTATTATTAGAAAAACCGACAACCTTAAATGCAGTTGAGGCTAAAAAACTTTATCAGTTAGCTAAAGCAAAAGGTGTGATTGCAGCTGTAGACTTTGAATTTCGCTTTGTACCAGGATGGCAGTTGTTTGCTGAATTATTGTCAGAAGATTATGTGGGTAAGTTACGCCTAATTAAAATTGATTGGTTGGGTTCTTCTCGTGCTGATACTTCACGCCCTTGGAATTGGTATTCTGATAAGCAGAAAGGAGGCGGTGCATTGGGATCTTTGGGTTCCCACGCTTTCGATTATATTCACTGGTTATTCGGGCCAGTGCGTAGATTAAATGCCCATTTAACCACTGCTATTCCTACACGAGTTGACCCTGTTAGTGGGGAATCAAAGCCAGTGGATACAGATGACAACTGTATATTAACGCTGGAATTAGCAGATGGTACACCTTGCCAACTTTCTATCAGTGCGGTGGTTCATGCACCAAGAACTCATTGGGTAGAAGTATATGGCGATCGCGGTACATTAATTGTGGGCAGTGAAAATCAAAAAGATTATATACATGGTTTTCGTGTTTGGGGTTCCCAGGTAGGTAAACCTCTAACGGAAATAGAAATACCGAATCGATTAATTTTTCCGAAAAATTATACTGATGGGCGCATTTCGGCATTTATCCGCGTAGTAGATCAATGGGTACAAGGAATTGACCGCAATCAGGAAATTATACCATCGCTGCGAGAAGGAATTTATTCTCAGTTGTTGATGGATTTATCCCATGAATCGCATCAAAAAGCAAGTTGGGTAGATGTTCCAAGCTTGGAAAATTTTCTTAGCAACTAG
- a CDS encoding HNH endonuclease codes for MSKIPRIRIPPEVKKYVFQRDKYQCQSCGKTTIETNLSIDHIIPLARGGQHDISNLQTLCLTCNQQKTDNIDPRFRRYFEL; via the coding sequence ATGAGTAAAATTCCCCGTATTCGTATCCCGCCGGAAGTAAAGAAATACGTTTTTCAACGTGACAAATATCAGTGCCAAAGCTGCGGTAAAACTACTATAGAAACTAACCTCAGCATTGACCATATCATTCCCCTTGCCCGTGGCGGTCAACATGATATCAGCAATTTACAAACCCTTTGTTTAACCTGCAATCAGCAGAAAACAGACAACATTGATCCCCGCTTTCGGCGATATTTTGAGCTTTAG